One Lysinibacillus sp. OF-1 DNA segment encodes these proteins:
- a CDS encoding cobalamin-binding protein, whose amino-acid sequence MRLISICPSNTELVAYLGLTDQLVGVDDFSDWPATVKDLPQLGPDLSINMDALEALQPDLVLASLSVPGMERNIEALKERKIPHIIFNANSLEEIAQDLLTLGRACHVEKHAQAIAEQYMDSIEKMRSIAQTIQKKPTLYWEWWPNPIFTPGKINWLTEISAIAGGVNLFQDVDLASVQTDWADVVERKPDYIMMAWVGVAFERIQPANLLKRPHAKELHAVQMKQLHVMEEWLYCRPSPRLIEGAIKLANLLHPKEYKQIKPPSFL is encoded by the coding sequence ATGCGTTTAATTTCAATTTGTCCTAGCAATACAGAATTAGTCGCTTATTTAGGGCTGACAGACCAGCTCGTTGGTGTCGATGATTTTTCTGATTGGCCAGCTACGGTTAAAGATTTACCACAGCTTGGACCAGATTTATCCATTAATATGGATGCATTAGAGGCATTACAGCCTGATCTTGTCCTAGCTTCCTTAAGTGTGCCTGGGATGGAAAGAAATATTGAAGCATTGAAAGAAAGAAAGATTCCCCACATCATTTTTAATGCAAACTCACTAGAGGAGATTGCTCAGGACCTTCTGACACTTGGAAGAGCTTGTCATGTGGAAAAACATGCACAGGCCATCGCCGAACAATACATGGATTCTATCGAAAAGATGCGTTCCATTGCACAGACTATCCAAAAGAAACCTACTCTTTATTGGGAATGGTGGCCCAATCCTATTTTTACACCAGGAAAAATAAACTGGCTTACGGAAATTAGTGCTATTGCAGGTGGGGTTAATTTATTTCAAGATGTAGATCTTGCCAGTGTTCAAACGGATTGGGCAGATGTCGTTGAGCGAAAGCCCGACTACATTATGATGGCTTGGGTAGGTGTAGCATTTGAGCGTATACAGCCTGCTAATTTATTAAAACGTCCACATGCTAAAGAGCTACATGCCGTTCAAATGAAACAGCTTCACGTAATGGAAGAATGGCTGTATTGCCGCCCCTCTCCACGGCTGATCGAAGGTGCCATAAAGCTTGCGAACCTATTGCATCCTAAAGAATATAAACAGATAAAACCTCCAAGTTTCTTATAA
- a CDS encoding MarR family winged helix-turn-helix transcriptional regulator yields MTKLKKTYTNEDDLPVLGVEPYIELIQASSSSETNQEDAKLGLMLLWLSDHVLDVTDNELAPFGITESKLDLLLLLTLHEERRATPSALAKRLGITRASATSMLDWLEKRNLVVRNHSKEDRRKIYVSLTDEGRTFIAEVLPTYWSSCASNLIDLEPDERKVFEKLVSKLLKSIQRKLKVER; encoded by the coding sequence ATGACAAAACTTAAGAAAACGTACACGAATGAAGATGATTTACCAGTGTTAGGGGTAGAGCCATATATTGAACTGATTCAGGCGTCCTCTTCAAGTGAGACAAATCAAGAAGATGCAAAATTGGGATTAATGTTGTTATGGTTAAGTGATCATGTTTTAGATGTAACAGACAATGAGTTAGCTCCTTTTGGAATTACAGAAAGTAAATTGGACTTATTACTATTGCTGACACTACATGAAGAGAGACGTGCGACTCCGTCTGCTTTAGCTAAACGATTGGGAATTACGAGGGCATCAGCAACATCAATGCTGGATTGGCTAGAAAAGAGAAATCTTGTTGTACGGAATCATAGTAAAGAAGATCGGAGGAAGATCTATGTAAGTTTAACTGATGAAGGGCGTACTTTTATCGCTGAGGTTTTACCGACTTATTGGTCGTCATGTGCTTCTAATTTAATCGATTTGGAACCTGATGAACGAAAAGTATTCGAGAAATTAGTGAGTAAATTATTAAAATCTATACAAAGAAAACTAAAGGTGGAACGTTAA
- a CDS encoding iron-containing alcohol dehydrogenase, with the protein MSDVLKQFVMPKTNLFGPGAIQEVGKRLNDLEVKKTLIVTDEGLHKLGLSEQIANIITAAGIDVAIFPKAEPNPTDQNIEDGVAVYHAENCDSIVSLGGGSAHDAAKGIGLIASNGGRIHDYEGVDKSQNPLVPLIAINTTAGTASEMTRFTIITDTARKVKMAIVDKHVTPLLSINDPELMIGLPPALTAATGVDALTHAIESFVSTNATPITDACAEKVLQLVPEFLPRAYANGADLEAREQMVYAQFLAGMAFNNASLGYVHAIAHQLGGYYNLPHGVCNAILLPHVCRYNVTARTERFARIAELLGENVEGLSKRDAAEKAITAIEKLSQDLNIPSGFRALGAKDEDIEILAKNAMLDVCAETNPRKATLEDIKQIITNAMGPLAKKEESLEAVVLS; encoded by the coding sequence ATGTCAGACGTTCTAAAGCAATTTGTTATGCCGAAAACAAACTTATTTGGACCTGGAGCAATTCAAGAAGTTGGTAAACGCTTAAACGATTTAGAAGTGAAAAAGACATTAATCGTAACAGATGAGGGATTACACAAATTAGGTCTCTCAGAACAAATTGCAAACATCATTACAGCTGCTGGAATCGATGTAGCAATTTTCCCTAAAGCAGAACCAAATCCAACAGATCAGAATATTGAAGATGGTGTAGCAGTATATCATGCTGAAAACTGCGATTCCATTGTTTCTCTTGGAGGAGGCAGCGCACACGATGCAGCAAAAGGTATCGGACTTATTGCTTCGAATGGTGGACGCATTCATGACTATGAAGGCGTTGACAAATCACAAAATCCATTGGTGCCATTAATTGCGATCAATACAACTGCTGGGACAGCAAGTGAAATGACTCGATTCACAATTATTACAGATACAGCACGTAAAGTGAAAATGGCCATTGTTGACAAACATGTAACACCGTTATTATCCATTAATGACCCCGAGCTTATGATTGGCTTACCACCGGCTCTAACTGCGGCTACTGGCGTAGATGCATTAACACATGCGATTGAATCCTTTGTTTCTACTAATGCTACGCCAATTACAGATGCATGTGCTGAAAAGGTACTTCAACTCGTTCCTGAATTTTTACCGCGTGCTTATGCGAACGGTGCTGATTTAGAAGCGCGGGAGCAAATGGTGTATGCTCAATTTTTAGCAGGAATGGCCTTTAATAATGCATCGCTTGGCTACGTGCATGCGATTGCTCATCAATTAGGTGGCTACTATAATTTACCACATGGCGTGTGCAATGCTATTTTATTGCCACATGTTTGCCGCTACAATGTAACAGCACGTACAGAACGCTTTGCTCGTATCGCTGAATTATTAGGAGAGAATGTGGAAGGATTAAGTAAACGTGATGCCGCTGAAAAGGCTATTACAGCTATTGAAAAGCTATCACAAGATTTAAATATTCCTAGCGGCTTCCGTGCATTGGGTGCAAAAGATGAGGATATCGAAATCTTAGCGAAAAATGCAATGTTGGATGTTTGTGCTGAGACCAACCCTCGTAAAGCAACACTAGAGGATATTAAACAAATCATTACTAATGCAATGGGGCCTCTTGCGAAAAAAGAGGAGTCACTCGAAGCGGTTGTCCTTTCTTAA